tagggttatgggatttaggatttatggtttaaggttatgggatttagggtttatggtttagggttatgggatgtagggtttagggtttatggtttatggtttagggtttagggtttagggtttagggtgtagtgtttagggtttagggtttggggttaCGGGTTTAGTAttgagggtttagggtttagggtgtatggtttagggtttagggtttagggttatgggatttaggatttatgttttagggtttatggtttagggttatgggatttagggtttaggatttagggttatGGGGTTATGATTTATGGATTAGGGTTTAGTAttgagggtttagggtttatggtgtattgtttaggttttagggtttatggtttagggtttacggtttacgGTTTAGTGTggttagggtttatggtttatggttgaGGGTTTAAGGTGtcgtgtttagggtttagggtttggggtttagggtttagggtttagggtttagtgggGTTAGGATTTATGGATTAGGGTTTAGTAttgagggtttagggtttatggtgtattgtttatgttttagggtttatggtttagggtttacggtttagggtttagtggggttaggatttatggtttagggttgagggtttagggtgtagtgtttagggtttagggtttggggtttagagtttagggtttatgctttagggtttagggtttatggtttggggttaagggtttagggtttagtgtttcaGGTTTATGTTACACCGACTTTAATTTTTTGGTCTACTAAAAAGGACACGTATTCATGAAATCGTCAATCTGAAATTTTATCCAACGGTCGTTTCTCCAAGACTTCGCTGGAAAGTCCACCTAAACGTAAACCCTGTGCTTCATGCATAAATAAAAAACGTAACCAGATTGGTTGGCAATGGTGGTCATAACCGGGATAGAACTAGATGCAACTAATCCGCGCACGATAGTGGAAAGCAACCTCCGCCACTCATTTCGTCGTGATGCCCCCGAGACGAAACTTTATGACGCGCTGACCTACAGCATGGGTAGCTGCAGAGGAGCAGGTGTATATGTCAATTCGGGGTATGGGACAATACGTTTTATGTAGATATTTATGCTTTAAACAACAATGGTACAACTTTGGACAAAAGGTTAATACGATCGCTGGGAAGGGAACCGGAAGGAAGCGAATGTATTAGCCAATTTGGCTTTGTCCCATCTCCCAACGAATGTCTTTTGACGGTTTACTTATGTAGGAAATTCAGCATTATGCCCATCGCATATATTGCGCGCAGTCCCATGCCTCTACGAaataatgaattaaaataatgaTGGCGAGGGGGGTGGGGAAGGCATGGTGTGACTTAGCGCCTGATTGGAGGCCAGTCGATAGTTCTGGATTGATTTGACCGCAGTGGTGACAGCATGAGTGATTGCATAAGGAAGTTTTATAGTATAGTGTCACTCAGAACTTTCACTTTTGGATACGGAACACACCATAAAACGAGCCCAAATAACAACGTACCATTGGAGTGAAAGATTTGTCGCGAGTTTGACGATTACAACAGATAGCCGTGACTCCATCCACAACATCCGAGTACCGTTAACATATAAGCATCACATTCCGTAAACGGAGGATAATGCCGTAGGCATTAGCAAGTTTCTTCGCATTTAAAATAAACCCACGTACCGTCCTAAACGATCAATATTCGAaacacaaaaaacaaaaaacaaaaagaaacaaacacaaTGGGCGACGGTGAAGCACGCTCCGACGGTGACACACACAGCAGGTTAGACATGTTTCATTTATGACTTTGAGAATACAACAAAACGCACTACGTTGCATATGCATGGTAGACGAATATTCGCATTAACAGCCACGTACGGGGTACATGCAGGGACGTATGCGAAGAGGTCCACGACGCAGATACAGTTGAGCAGTCGCAGCCTCGGCAAGCGTCTGAGGTAAATCTTCTGATCAGGTGTACTTCAAACATTCTTTAAACAAATAACTGATTtgatattgtttttttttctttttatctgtAGGTCCCCGGTGGACCCAAATCTGACTTGGAAAACTCAGCCGAAGCTCCCCAGCCGGATGATGTTAATGCTGTAAAAGGTAAATAGATCCAGTCGGAAGAGGACTGGTCGTTTCCGAAGATCGGTCTCATCGTCAAAGACTTGATGAGGGGCTTCGTGGAAAAGGTTCTGGTTAGGTTTCACTCATAGCCCATGTATGTAACATGTCATGTAGGTGTCCCTGATATTAAACCGGTTTTGGTTATTCTCTGACAGAGGGATCTCGAGAAGGAGACCGACAAAGCAGCTGCGGCAATCTCCGAGAAAACCATCGTGTTGTTGGATTTCGACGGGGAGACGGATGAACAGTCAACCCCGCAGTCCATGAAAGTTGCATCTGGCATCGCTAGTGGAACGCCTACTGTCCCAGAACCGCCTGAGAATAGTACTCCACCCCTTTCAGGAACGGACAGCATCATGCGAAAGCTGTTTCGCACACCACCATCGGCAACAAGGAACGCCAAACGGCGATGTTCCGGTGATGGAACTGACAGTTCTATGCGATCTGGTTCCAGCAGGGAAAAGTCTGGCCATTCAACGAGCAAGAAGGTAACTAAACGGTAAGTTTGTTTATCGAAAACTGCGCTAACCTACTGACATTTGACAAACATGTGTCGTAGATGAGGTTCAAGATCACACCTGCCATGGACTTTAACAACCGACAGTCGGCCTTATTCGCGTACGTCTTCGACGGAAACCTTGATCCATGGTAAAACTCGAGTTATGTTATCTTTAAACGTGCTTATCGCGGTTATATTAAATCGTTAACACTTTCCTCTGACTATAGCGAGGAACTTGTCCGTATCGGAGTCAAGACCGCGGACAGGGTTGATTTACACAGCTTACTACCGGGAAATGACGTTGATGACAAGCTATGGCACCTGTTTATGCTTGTTTAGAGTAGGAAAAACACATATATGGTGTTGCGAGACATCGTCGgggttttttgtttttttgataTCTTTGGCTATTCTTCGTTGCCAGATCATCCATCTGGTTGCCATGACTATGACCGGTGCTGAGATACTAGACACGTCGCCCGCGTACTGGTGCTTACCACCGTCTGTCTCGGTAAGTTTGTCCTGATCTGGCGTTCGTACACGTATAGAAGATAACTTATTTAACTCGTCAGCGGTGTCTGTGCAGGATGATATATTGCACGGGAAGACGACAGAATTATTGCTGAACCGTTACATGGAGAACTGGATGCGGCCATCCAGATTCCTTGAACTTGTCTGTTAAAGGACAAATTTTGGTTCATCGTAAACTAAACCAGGAACAAGTGTCTTCAGTGGATTAACTATACGTGTTTATCCTGTGCAGATTTATGTCCCCATGCTGGACGCGCTGGGCCACTGGTTTTTGATGCTCGTGTCTCTGAAAGACAAGGCAATTTACAACCTGGATTCATCGCCGAACCAGTTTGAGACGCCTCATCGGGAAGACCGGATTCGGAAAACGGTTAACTACAACTTTGATTGTAGTCTTTACTTTTAATTTGCCATACTGGCATACCATGCAACACGGCGTGCATAAAAGCGTTCTCATTTATATTCCGCGGTCCGTGCAGGCAAGGGTGTTGTACAACGTGACACAAGCTGTTTACGAGAAGCAATTTATGCCCATACCAAGCAACTTCGGAGATTTCCCGATAAGGAGCCCCATAGGGATACCTAATTGTGGGCAGGGTAGGTTAACAGCAAATAAAACATGCATGTATCACAGTGATGATTTTCACATGTTTTCCATAATACGTACTGACGGTTACTGCCTATTCGTCGGATCAACATTCAGTATGAACTCAGGGATATGGGTCATTGGGTGGCTCAACATGGGGGACAAATTCGACCCGATCATGGACGGGATTGTAAGTACGCTCAAATAAAAAAGGCTGCTTATGGATATTAAATTATAGGATCACAATAAAACCAATCGGTAACCATTTTGCAGTTACGAGAGAATGAGATCAGGGCAACAACTGCGGTGAACCTGACCAGCACACCATTCAACAAACTCCGGGACCGTGTATTGGGCAAGGCAGAGTTATGGAGGATGAAAACAAGGAAGATCACTTAAGTGGACCGGCTGGTACTGCATTGTCTTCATGGATCAACCAGCTGTGACGCTTATGCCCCCATGGTAGAGGTAGTATTACGTTGCCTTCTTCTTTAGTCTTGTATTAGGGTACGCTGCGACCAGGTGTGGCGATTCAAGGTTATGTTACTCGCAAATTAAGACTTTTTGTGTTTACGACCGTTCGTTTCATGTTTCGTCTCTCGTGCATGAACACCTATTGCAACTTCAAGGaatgattttatttaattatatgtatatatatgaatgCGATGATGATTAGTTAGCGTATATTTTACTTAGATTTAATTTTAACGCTCCTAGCCGGCTACTAAATACGCACCAGCGCGTAACGAGAAATCCAATAAATGCCATCAATTAACAATGTTATAGAATTTCTATTTACAATGCAACTTCGTAGAATCcattttccttcttatttttttcgaaatcttatGTGGATTTTCGCCAACGAAATGATGCGTCGGTTAAGTCCACTGTCCGAGCGAATCGGATTCCAAAGGGCGACCCTTATCCATAAATATACTAGCATTCCTGCTGCCAGAACCACTGGTCAGTGGATTACATCCTGTGAAGTATATACACTAGCAGGCACCAGTCCAAGGAGAGTGTCAATGGAGCGGTTCTGTAACGCCTCTGAACTACCCCGCGACGTTTGGGTAGGCATAGCCATTAAAGTGGCGACGACATCGATTGAGGACCTGTGCAGGTTCCGTATGACGTGTTGCGTTGCGCGCGATGTAGGCGACGACGATAACGTCCTCAGGATGGTTGCCATACCACCTCCGCATGAAATGAATTGGGTGTGGATACGGGACCCTATTGGGCGAAGTTTTTTCGAGAGGTGCATTGAGGTTGGTCACCCGGAACTTCTGTTTCGGGAGGCGCTGCGGGAGCTCTACATAAGACGTAACCGCCCTGTAGGATGGGAAATGCTGCAAAAGGCAGCAAGGAATGGGCTGGACGCAGCCAGGTACGCAGTTTCAATGGAGTTGCTCCTCCGAAGGGACGACAGAGACGCCCAAAAAGAAGGTTTGGAACTTTTTCGTACGCTCGAAGCAGGTAACTTACTCCCGGCATGTTACTCGAGTTGCTTCGCAGTCCTCACAATTTCTTGGCCAGATGAAGTCCAAATGCCGGATAAGGGAGAGGAACATACAGTATGTGACTCGACCAAATGCATGACCCGAGGCCACATGGGTCTTCTCTATGAGTACCGCCAAAGGGCTGCAGAGCAGGGCTCCATCCACGGTGTCGGAGGCGCCAACCATGTTGGGTGCATTCGTTGTCGCGCCGACTACGAGGTGGAACGGTTCGTTGACATAGCTAGGGTTTAGGATTGTAATGCGTATTAGGTTTATTATTGACATTTTATGTTTCGGTTTAGTGTGGACGTATAATATTAACGGTTATCTTCTTTATCATCATGTAAATGTTATTTAGGTAAACGGATACTTATTACATATAAATATCccataattaaaattaaacaacaGGAATTTGGAACAATGTCTGAATCAtgttatttaatattattaaaatattagtcTTAAATAGTAATATTAAATTATGATATAAGAAAACATAAAGAGAAACTTAAGGAACGTGTGGGCTAAGGAACCCCTCTGTGAGCCGACGGGAAACTCAATCGGCAGGCTCCCGAGACGACGTGATTGTAGCTGATTAGGTGTAGATGTACGGTACACAACCGATGGGATACCATCGCACACGGCACCGGGTGACTATATATACACCGTAAACAACAGCCATTGAGATAACTGATTGGAGCATTTCAGTTATCCAGTATTTACAAATAAACGACGATTTATCTATCGTGTGAGGGCGCTCAATACAAGGGGAGGAGATGTATCGTCCCACAGGCCCGGCCAACCTTCCCTACGATGTATGGACCTTAATTGCTGGAAGGACCGCAGCACAGTCCGTCAGGGACTTGTGCAGTCTCAGGATGTCGTGCACCGCTGCACGTAATGCAGGGGATGAGGATTCCGTTTACAGATGCGCCAACATTCCAATTTGGGACCAGCGATGGTGGAGTGTGAGTCCCATGCACCATCCGGGAAGAAACTTCTTAGCGCGATGCAGGCAGAATGGCCACGTGGAAGTTCTGTTTCGGTCTGCGGTGTCTGACCTTTTCCTAGGCATGTGTCGTTTTGCGGGGATGGAAACCATGCACGTTGTCGCAGCCCAGGGCCATTCCGCAGCCCAGTACATAGTGGCGATGATGCTGATGCTACGCGACGACGCCGAGTCAAAGAACAAGGGCTTACAAACATTTCGTGGGCTTGAGGCGGCCGGTGCCCTGAGAAACTGCAAATTGGTGTTCCGCGGCGTTGTACAGGGGACTTGGAGACACCTGCGTCGCGTGCCGATGCTAAACGAAGAGAATCAAGTCTGTTCTTCGCATGCATGTCCAAGCCGTGGGAACATGGGTGCCATTTACCGCCATCAACGCTATGGAAGAGGCTGGGACGTAAACGACGGTGACGGAGGTGCTGCCCATATTCCGTGCGTGCATTGTAGGGCTGATTATGAATTGATCCTGTTTGTCCACCTCTTTGACTGTTGGATAGGAATGGGTtctcaatatttttttggtCATCCAATGTAATATATCTATTGTCACTATTATGTAATAATTTTTCTCAACTATTTGACTTGTTTTGCCGTTTTTGTACTGTTTACCTCGTTTTaccatattttttatttttgtgttttctgCGTAGTATTAAAAAGTTAAGTTATTGAAAATACAATTGTTTCCAGTCACTGACCTCTCATTCGGTTACACTTGGTTGCATAGCAAAGTaacaaagttttttttttcgagaTCAACGCAACTCCTGTCTGCGACGTTATTCATAGCACTCGATAGACCTTCAGCCCTTCATGTCTACTCTAACGTCACATTGCAAAGATTTGCAATCATATCGGATTGCGCATTATCGATGCAGCAGAAGTTTTCACAggctttttcttcgtttatcgATAAAACCACCAGGTGCATTAATATCTTCGTTTTCTCATGGAATACCATACGCACATTAATTAACCACAATAAAATGTATTAATTTATCTATTATTAacataaaatttgtttttcattaATGTATATCAATCCACACGTCCGTCTCAATTCATAACCATTTCTTATATTTATCCATAACCACATCCGGGAGAAAAGTCATAGCTTCAAGGGCCGTTATCGTCTACCAAACCTCCCGGTCTTCATCCGACAAAATGTCGCACGAATCCCTCGACGACCACGACATTAGTCCGGGCGACCTCCAGGAACACCCAACCGCAGACCTAATCAACACCCTCCAACAGAGGATGAGGTTTCTGAGTGATGGTCTTCGTAGGTCACAGGACGAAGCAAGGACGGCCAGGATCGAGGCAATCACCGCCAAAGTCAGGGCTAGTATCAGGAagcatcaactggagcaaggcCGCCGGTTGGAAAAGAAGTTGCGCACGGAGTTGGAACAGCACCAAACCACCGTTCGCGAACTCGAAGACAAAGCAAACGCTTTGAAAGCGGAAATTGCCGATCTTCGTCGAAGGGAACAACAACAGATGGCACCATGGCGTGAAATGGAAGGCAGGCTTGAGGTTGTGGAGATCAAGGTAGGTTTATTGGTCCGCCAACTGTATGGTCAACCTGCGGCAACGGCAGACGGCTCTGACTATCAGGATCCCACCGGCCAGAAAGGAGACGATGTCGGGGCTATATGAACCACGGCATCTACCGTCCGAGTCTTTATTTCGTTAGCTGTTCTTTGCATGTTCTGTAACCCCTGAGTAAAACTGGGTTttcttatttatatataatatataaataccGCATCGTTTgagttatttttctttctttctttcaatcTTCGGATGAAGCCATCTACACAGGCGGGCAAACCGGAAACACTCCGTCAACCCCTGTCGGAGCATAGGATCTTTAATGGCTGCTTCAACACGGCGATCGATACTATCCGGCCGgtcaaggaaaaataaaaaggacaATAACGGTATAACACGTAAATCGTTTCGTTGCCCAACAGTAGAATATACACTGACATTAGTTAATTTTTACGGCTTAGCGCGTAACTCGTTTCGTTGCACAAAATTATGGTTAATACCAGAGATATAGTACAATTAATTTATGTAATTAGACCCATATTAACCTATACGTACAATTAGAAGTGGCATCCTTTTGCCAAACGACGGTGGCCATTCTGGATTACATTTTCCAGCTTGCGTAGATATCCGGAAATGAGAAATGGGAATtgggaaacgtaaatggcatTTTTGTTGTTTGCAAATTTAATGGAGCTCCTCGATAATCGTTATTATTGGAAACCACCAGATAAAACAATTAAATACATGTCGCATGCTGTACAATATGGAATATTAAACCGAATAAAAATCCTCAGTGATCACATCAGATTAAGTTATCGAATAATATGGTCAATTTTTTTTTCGGTAAATtgcaataataatttttttatgtttgatttGACAAAAGAAAGCTCTTTTCTTCATATATCTCTGTACACCACAACCCTACACCTGACCCTGGCATCCCTGCACACCTGCTTATGAACCTAATTCGGCTTGAAGTACACGTTAACTCCTGAGCGTGGGGTCCGCGCGACAGAAATACTAATGTACTTTCGAAGTCTCTACGGATGGTTCTGGAAAGgataacataattaattaatatggGACGAACGAAATACTAATGTGATTTCCAATTCAACTGATTTGGTTTTATCGACGCACAAATTTAATGTTGACTATTCGATTCTTGTGTTATATTCATGACAAGCTTAATTGCGTTCCATAATTGCTTATTGAAGAAATGTTTAATGTTAtcgttaacttttttttttcaaccgAAATAGCTTAAAGTAATCTCTTATTTTCGTGAATAAACCCCATTACTGACACGTTATTTGCGTAAAAAACCCATCCAAGCAACTTTATACTATATATGTGTATACGTGCCCGTTATTCACAACCCCAAACCCTAGTAACTACTAACCCTTATTCACGTCTTCTTTGCCGTAACTCCCTCTCTCAACTCTCAGTCTCCCCTTCTCCATAACTGCCACTATGTCGTCGTCGTCTTATCCCGAGAAAATGTCGGAGCAATCAATCACAGA
Above is a genomic segment from Arachis stenosperma cultivar V10309 chromosome 1, arast.V10309.gnm1.PFL2, whole genome shotgun sequence containing:
- the LOC130934117 gene encoding uncharacterized protein LOC130934117 — translated: MRRLSPLSERIGFQRATLIHKYTSIPAARTTGQWITSCEVYTLAGTSPRRVSMERFCNASELPRDVWVGIAIKVATTSIEDLCRFRMTCCVARDVGDDDNVLRMVAIPPPHEMNWVWIRDPIGRSFFERCIEVGHPELLFREALRELYIRRNRPVGWEMLQKAARNGLDAARYAVSMELLLRRDDRDAQKEGLELFRTLEAGNLLPACYSSCFAVLTISWPDEVQMPDKGEEHTVCDSTKCMTRGHMGLLYEYRQRAAEQGSIHGVGGANHVGCIRCRADYEVERFVDIARV
- the LOC130934125 gene encoding uncharacterized protein LOC130934125, whose product is MYRPTGPANLPYDVWTLIAGRTAAQSVRDLCSLRMSCTAARNAGDEDSVYRCANIPIWDQRWWSVSPMHHPGRNFLARCRQNGHVEVLFRSAVSDLFLGMCRFAGMETMHVVAAQGHSAAQYIVAMMLMLRDDAESKNKGLQTFRGLEAAGALRNCKLVFRGVVQGTWRHLRRVPMLNEENQVCSSHACPSRGNMGAIYRHQRYGRGWDVNDGDGGAAHIPCVHCRADYELILFVHLFDCWIGMGSQYFFGHPM